A genome region from Drosophila simulans strain w501 chromosome 2R, Prin_Dsim_3.1, whole genome shotgun sequence includes the following:
- the LOC6734171 gene encoding diuretic hormone receptor isoform X4 produces the protein MADDDLRALVDSLDDASQEDLAKVIANFSVDMLQRASALIGAQQGSSGGQLQNRTLQCQQQQQREEEQASLEALASGAKRILQCPSSFDSVLCWPRTNAGSLAVLPCFEEFKGVHYDTTDNATRFCFPNGTWDHYSDYDRCHQNSGSIPVVPDFSPNVELPAIIYACGYFLSFATLVVALIIFLSFKDLRCLRNTIHANLFLTYITSALLWILTLFLQVITTESSQAGCITLVIMFQYFYLTNFFWMFVEGLYLYTLVVQTFSSDNISFIIYALIGWGCPAVCILVWSIAKAFAPHLENEHFNGLEIDCAWMRESHIDWIFKVPASLALLVNLVFLIRIMWVLITKLRSAHTLETRQYYKASKALLVLIPLFGITYLLVLTGPEQGISRNLFEAIRAFLISTQGFFVALFYCFLNSEVRQTLRHRFTRWRESRNIHRNSSIKNRRLTSTSPIPTGHYE, from the exons ATGGCAGACGACGATTTGAGGGCACTGGTCGATAGCCTGGATGACGCCTCACAGGAGGACCTGGCCAAGGTCATCGCCAACTTCTCCGTGGACATGCTGCAGCGGGCCAGCGCCCTAATTGGCGCCCAGCAGGGCAGCAGTGGGGGGCAGCTCCAGAACCGCACGCTACAgtgtcagcagcagcagcagcgggaggaggagcaggcgtCCCTGGAGGCCCTAGCATCTGGTGCCAAGCGG ATTTTACAATGTCCCAGCTCGTTCGATTCGGTCTTGTGCTGGCCACGCACAAATGCCGGCAGTCTGGCTGTGCTACCCTGTTTCGAGGAATTCAAGGGCGTGCACTACGACACCACAG ACAATGCCACCCGCTTTTGCTTTCCAAACGGAACGTGGGATCACTATTCGGACTATGACCGGTGTCACCAGAATTCGGGCTCCATACCGGTGGTGCCCGACTTCTCACCCAACGTCGAGCTGCCGGCCATCATATATGCCTGCGGTTATTTCCTGAGCTTCGCCACCTTAGTGGTGGCCCTCATCATATTCCTCAGCTTTAA AGATCTTCGTTGCCTGCGAAACACCATTCATGCCAATCTGTTCCTCACCTACATCACATCCGCACTCCTGTGGATACTCACACTGTTCCTGCAAGTG ATAACCACAGAGTCTAGTCAGGCTGGCTGCATAACGCTGGTAATCATGTTTCAGTACTTTTACCTAACCAACTTTTTCTGGATGTTTGTGGAGG GCCTCTATCTATACACGCTGGTGGTGCAAACATTCTCCAGTGATAACATTAGCTTTATTATCTACGCCCTCATCGGCTGGGGCTGTCCAGCCGTATGCATTTTGGTGTGGTCCATTGCCAAGGCATTTGCCCCGCATCTCGAGAACGAGCACTTCAATGGG CTGGAAATTGATTGTGCATGGATGCGTGAATCTCACATTGACTGGATATTCAAGGTACCTGCATCACTGGCATTGCTGGTTAATCTAGTATTCCTCATACGCATCATGTGG GTACTCATCACTAAGTTACGTTCCGCTCATACCCTGGAAACGCGGCAGTATTACAAGGCCTCGAAGGCGCTGCTGGTGCTGATACCCCTGTTTGGCATCACCTATCTGTTGGTGCTAACCGGCCCGGAGCAGGGTATCAGTCGTAATCTCTTCGAGGCCATAAGAGCCTTCCTCATAAGCACGCAG GGCTTCTTTGTGGCTCTGTTCTACTGTTTCCTAAACTCAGAGGTGCGCCAGACGCTGAGGCATCGATTCACCCGGTGGCGGGAGAGCAGGAATATCCATCGGAACAGTTCCATCAAGAATCGCAG ACTGACATCAACAAGTCCTATACCCACTGGACACTATGAATGA
- the LOC6734171 gene encoding diuretic hormone receptor isoform X3 yields the protein MADDDLRALVDSLDDASQEDLAKVIANFSVDMLQRASALIGAQQGSSGGQLQNRTLQCQQQQQREEEQASLEALASGAKRILQCPSSFDSVLCWPRTNAGSLAVLPCFEEFKGVHYDTTDNATRFCFPNGTWDHYSDYDRCHQNSGSIPVVPDFSPNVELPAIIYACGYFLSFATLVVALIIFLSFKDLRCLRNTIHANLFLTYITSALLWILTLFLQVITTESSQAGCITLVIMFQYFYLTNFFWMFVEGLYLYTLVVQTFSSDNISFIIYALIGWGCPAVCILVWSIAKAFAPHLENEHFNGLEIDCAWMRESHIDWIFKVPASLALLVNLVFLIRIMWVLITKLRSAHTLETRQYYKASKALLVLIPLFGITYLLVLTGPEQGISRNLFEAIRAFLISTQGFFVALFYCFLNSEVRQTLRHRFTRWRESRNIHRNSSIKNRRHRASKDYSLRSRTESLRLTSTSPIPTGHYE from the exons ATGGCAGACGACGATTTGAGGGCACTGGTCGATAGCCTGGATGACGCCTCACAGGAGGACCTGGCCAAGGTCATCGCCAACTTCTCCGTGGACATGCTGCAGCGGGCCAGCGCCCTAATTGGCGCCCAGCAGGGCAGCAGTGGGGGGCAGCTCCAGAACCGCACGCTACAgtgtcagcagcagcagcagcgggaggaggagcaggcgtCCCTGGAGGCCCTAGCATCTGGTGCCAAGCGG ATTTTACAATGTCCCAGCTCGTTCGATTCGGTCTTGTGCTGGCCACGCACAAATGCCGGCAGTCTGGCTGTGCTACCCTGTTTCGAGGAATTCAAGGGCGTGCACTACGACACCACAG ACAATGCCACCCGCTTTTGCTTTCCAAACGGAACGTGGGATCACTATTCGGACTATGACCGGTGTCACCAGAATTCGGGCTCCATACCGGTGGTGCCCGACTTCTCACCCAACGTCGAGCTGCCGGCCATCATATATGCCTGCGGTTATTTCCTGAGCTTCGCCACCTTAGTGGTGGCCCTCATCATATTCCTCAGCTTTAA AGATCTTCGTTGCCTGCGAAACACCATTCATGCCAATCTGTTCCTCACCTACATCACATCCGCACTCCTGTGGATACTCACACTGTTCCTGCAAGTG ATAACCACAGAGTCTAGTCAGGCTGGCTGCATAACGCTGGTAATCATGTTTCAGTACTTTTACCTAACCAACTTTTTCTGGATGTTTGTGGAGG GCCTCTATCTATACACGCTGGTGGTGCAAACATTCTCCAGTGATAACATTAGCTTTATTATCTACGCCCTCATCGGCTGGGGCTGTCCAGCCGTATGCATTTTGGTGTGGTCCATTGCCAAGGCATTTGCCCCGCATCTCGAGAACGAGCACTTCAATGGG CTGGAAATTGATTGTGCATGGATGCGTGAATCTCACATTGACTGGATATTCAAGGTACCTGCATCACTGGCATTGCTGGTTAATCTAGTATTCCTCATACGCATCATGTGG GTACTCATCACTAAGTTACGTTCCGCTCATACCCTGGAAACGCGGCAGTATTACAAGGCCTCGAAGGCGCTGCTGGTGCTGATACCCCTGTTTGGCATCACCTATCTGTTGGTGCTAACCGGCCCGGAGCAGGGTATCAGTCGTAATCTCTTCGAGGCCATAAGAGCCTTCCTCATAAGCACGCAG GGCTTCTTTGTGGCTCTGTTCTACTGTTTCCTAAACTCAGAGGTGCGCCAGACGCTGAGGCATCGATTCACCCGGTGGCGGGAGAGCAGGAATATCCATCGGAACAGTTCCATCAAGAATCGCAG gCATCGCGCCTCAAAAGACTACTCGCTGAGATCGCGAACCGAAAGTCTAcg ACTGACATCAACAAGTCCTATACCCACTGGACACTATGAATGA
- the LOC6734171 gene encoding diuretic hormone receptor isoform X5, producing MADDDLRALVDSLDDASQEDLAKVIANFSVDMLQRASALIGAQQGSSGGQLQNRTLQCQQQQQREEEQASLEALASGAKRILQCPSSFDSVLCWPRTNAGSLAVLPCFEEFKGVHYDTTDNATRFCFPNGTWDHYSDYDRCHQNSGSIPVVPDFSPNVELPAIIYACGYFLSFATLVVALIIFLSFKDLRCLRNTIHANLFLTYITSALLWILTLFLQVITTESSQAGCITLVIMFQYFYLTNFFWMFVEGLYLYTLVVQTFSSDNISFIIYALIGWGCPAVCILVWSIAKAFAPHLENEHFNGLEIDCAWMRESHIDWIFKVPASLALLVNLVFLIRIMWVLITKLRSAHTLETRQYYKASKALLVLIPLFGITYLLVLTGPEQGISRNLFEAIRAFLISTQTDINKSYTHWTL from the exons ATGGCAGACGACGATTTGAGGGCACTGGTCGATAGCCTGGATGACGCCTCACAGGAGGACCTGGCCAAGGTCATCGCCAACTTCTCCGTGGACATGCTGCAGCGGGCCAGCGCCCTAATTGGCGCCCAGCAGGGCAGCAGTGGGGGGCAGCTCCAGAACCGCACGCTACAgtgtcagcagcagcagcagcgggaggaggagcaggcgtCCCTGGAGGCCCTAGCATCTGGTGCCAAGCGG ATTTTACAATGTCCCAGCTCGTTCGATTCGGTCTTGTGCTGGCCACGCACAAATGCCGGCAGTCTGGCTGTGCTACCCTGTTTCGAGGAATTCAAGGGCGTGCACTACGACACCACAG ACAATGCCACCCGCTTTTGCTTTCCAAACGGAACGTGGGATCACTATTCGGACTATGACCGGTGTCACCAGAATTCGGGCTCCATACCGGTGGTGCCCGACTTCTCACCCAACGTCGAGCTGCCGGCCATCATATATGCCTGCGGTTATTTCCTGAGCTTCGCCACCTTAGTGGTGGCCCTCATCATATTCCTCAGCTTTAA AGATCTTCGTTGCCTGCGAAACACCATTCATGCCAATCTGTTCCTCACCTACATCACATCCGCACTCCTGTGGATACTCACACTGTTCCTGCAAGTG ATAACCACAGAGTCTAGTCAGGCTGGCTGCATAACGCTGGTAATCATGTTTCAGTACTTTTACCTAACCAACTTTTTCTGGATGTTTGTGGAGG GCCTCTATCTATACACGCTGGTGGTGCAAACATTCTCCAGTGATAACATTAGCTTTATTATCTACGCCCTCATCGGCTGGGGCTGTCCAGCCGTATGCATTTTGGTGTGGTCCATTGCCAAGGCATTTGCCCCGCATCTCGAGAACGAGCACTTCAATGGG CTGGAAATTGATTGTGCATGGATGCGTGAATCTCACATTGACTGGATATTCAAGGTACCTGCATCACTGGCATTGCTGGTTAATCTAGTATTCCTCATACGCATCATGTGG GTACTCATCACTAAGTTACGTTCCGCTCATACCCTGGAAACGCGGCAGTATTACAAGGCCTCGAAGGCGCTGCTGGTGCTGATACCCCTGTTTGGCATCACCTATCTGTTGGTGCTAACCGGCCCGGAGCAGGGTATCAGTCGTAATCTCTTCGAGGCCATAAGAGCCTTCCTCATAAGCACGCAG ACTGACATCAACAAGTCCTATACCCACTGGACACTATGA
- the LOC6734171 gene encoding diuretic hormone receptor isoform X2, with protein MADDDLRALVDSLDDASQEDLAKVIANFSVDMLQRASALIGAQQGSSGGQLQNRTLQCQQQQQREEEQASLEALASGAKRILQCPSSFDSVLCWPRTNAGSLAVLPCFEEFKGVHYDTTDNATRFCFPNGTWDHYSDYDRCHQNSGSIPVVPDFSPNVELPAIIYACGYFLSFATLVVALIIFLSFKDLRCLRNTIHANLFLTYITSALLWILTLFLQVITTESSQAGCITLVIMFQYFYLTNFFWMFVEGLYLYTLVVQTFSSDNISFIIYALIGWGCPAVCILVWSIAKAFAPHLENEHFNGLEIDCAWMRESHIDWIFKVPASLALLVNLVFLIRIMWVLITKLRSAHTLETRQYYKASKALLVLIPLFGITYLLVLTGPEQGISRNLFEAIRAFLISTQGFFVALFYCFLNSEVRQTLRHRFTRWRESRNIHRNSSIKNRSTEECVICLRPSPHTRLGSLQRYHSIDITDFV; from the exons ATGGCAGACGACGATTTGAGGGCACTGGTCGATAGCCTGGATGACGCCTCACAGGAGGACCTGGCCAAGGTCATCGCCAACTTCTCCGTGGACATGCTGCAGCGGGCCAGCGCCCTAATTGGCGCCCAGCAGGGCAGCAGTGGGGGGCAGCTCCAGAACCGCACGCTACAgtgtcagcagcagcagcagcgggaggaggagcaggcgtCCCTGGAGGCCCTAGCATCTGGTGCCAAGCGG ATTTTACAATGTCCCAGCTCGTTCGATTCGGTCTTGTGCTGGCCACGCACAAATGCCGGCAGTCTGGCTGTGCTACCCTGTTTCGAGGAATTCAAGGGCGTGCACTACGACACCACAG ACAATGCCACCCGCTTTTGCTTTCCAAACGGAACGTGGGATCACTATTCGGACTATGACCGGTGTCACCAGAATTCGGGCTCCATACCGGTGGTGCCCGACTTCTCACCCAACGTCGAGCTGCCGGCCATCATATATGCCTGCGGTTATTTCCTGAGCTTCGCCACCTTAGTGGTGGCCCTCATCATATTCCTCAGCTTTAA AGATCTTCGTTGCCTGCGAAACACCATTCATGCCAATCTGTTCCTCACCTACATCACATCCGCACTCCTGTGGATACTCACACTGTTCCTGCAAGTG ATAACCACAGAGTCTAGTCAGGCTGGCTGCATAACGCTGGTAATCATGTTTCAGTACTTTTACCTAACCAACTTTTTCTGGATGTTTGTGGAGG GCCTCTATCTATACACGCTGGTGGTGCAAACATTCTCCAGTGATAACATTAGCTTTATTATCTACGCCCTCATCGGCTGGGGCTGTCCAGCCGTATGCATTTTGGTGTGGTCCATTGCCAAGGCATTTGCCCCGCATCTCGAGAACGAGCACTTCAATGGG CTGGAAATTGATTGTGCATGGATGCGTGAATCTCACATTGACTGGATATTCAAGGTACCTGCATCACTGGCATTGCTGGTTAATCTAGTATTCCTCATACGCATCATGTGG GTACTCATCACTAAGTTACGTTCCGCTCATACCCTGGAAACGCGGCAGTATTACAAGGCCTCGAAGGCGCTGCTGGTGCTGATACCCCTGTTTGGCATCACCTATCTGTTGGTGCTAACCGGCCCGGAGCAGGGTATCAGTCGTAATCTCTTCGAGGCCATAAGAGCCTTCCTCATAAGCACGCAG GGCTTCTTTGTGGCTCTGTTCTACTGTTTCCTAAACTCAGAGGTGCGCCAGACGCTGAGGCATCGATTCACCCGGTGGCGGGAGAGCAGGAATATCCATCGGAACAGTTCCATCAAGAATCGCAG cACGGAGGAATGTGTTATCTGTCTGCGTCCCTCGCCACACACGCGATTGGGATCTCTGCAACGCTACCACAGCATCGATATCACAGATTTTGTCTAG
- the LOC6734171 gene encoding diuretic hormone receptor isoform X1, with protein MADDDLRALVDSLDDASQEDLAKVIANFSVDMLQRASALIGAQQGSSGGQLQNRTLQCQQQQQREEEQASLEALASGAKRILQCPSSFDSVLCWPRTNAGSLAVLPCFEEFKGVHYDTTDNATRFCFPNGTWDHYSDYDRCHQNSGSIPVVPDFSPNVELPAIIYACGYFLSFATLVVALIIFLSFKDLRCLRNTIHANLFLTYITSALLWILTLFLQVITTESSQAGCITLVIMFQYFYLTNFFWMFVEGLYLYTLVVQTFSSDNISFIIYALIGWGCPAVCILVWSIAKAFAPHLENEHFNGLEIDCAWMRESHIDWIFKVPASLALLVNLVFLIRIMWVLITKLRSAHTLETRQYYKASKALLVLIPLFGITYLLVLTGPEQGISRNLFEAIRAFLISTQGFFVALFYCFLNSEVRQTLRHRFTRWRESRNIHRNSSIKNRRHRASKDYSLRSRTESLRTEECVICLRPSPHTRLGSLQRYHSIDITDFV; from the exons ATGGCAGACGACGATTTGAGGGCACTGGTCGATAGCCTGGATGACGCCTCACAGGAGGACCTGGCCAAGGTCATCGCCAACTTCTCCGTGGACATGCTGCAGCGGGCCAGCGCCCTAATTGGCGCCCAGCAGGGCAGCAGTGGGGGGCAGCTCCAGAACCGCACGCTACAgtgtcagcagcagcagcagcgggaggaggagcaggcgtCCCTGGAGGCCCTAGCATCTGGTGCCAAGCGG ATTTTACAATGTCCCAGCTCGTTCGATTCGGTCTTGTGCTGGCCACGCACAAATGCCGGCAGTCTGGCTGTGCTACCCTGTTTCGAGGAATTCAAGGGCGTGCACTACGACACCACAG ACAATGCCACCCGCTTTTGCTTTCCAAACGGAACGTGGGATCACTATTCGGACTATGACCGGTGTCACCAGAATTCGGGCTCCATACCGGTGGTGCCCGACTTCTCACCCAACGTCGAGCTGCCGGCCATCATATATGCCTGCGGTTATTTCCTGAGCTTCGCCACCTTAGTGGTGGCCCTCATCATATTCCTCAGCTTTAA AGATCTTCGTTGCCTGCGAAACACCATTCATGCCAATCTGTTCCTCACCTACATCACATCCGCACTCCTGTGGATACTCACACTGTTCCTGCAAGTG ATAACCACAGAGTCTAGTCAGGCTGGCTGCATAACGCTGGTAATCATGTTTCAGTACTTTTACCTAACCAACTTTTTCTGGATGTTTGTGGAGG GCCTCTATCTATACACGCTGGTGGTGCAAACATTCTCCAGTGATAACATTAGCTTTATTATCTACGCCCTCATCGGCTGGGGCTGTCCAGCCGTATGCATTTTGGTGTGGTCCATTGCCAAGGCATTTGCCCCGCATCTCGAGAACGAGCACTTCAATGGG CTGGAAATTGATTGTGCATGGATGCGTGAATCTCACATTGACTGGATATTCAAGGTACCTGCATCACTGGCATTGCTGGTTAATCTAGTATTCCTCATACGCATCATGTGG GTACTCATCACTAAGTTACGTTCCGCTCATACCCTGGAAACGCGGCAGTATTACAAGGCCTCGAAGGCGCTGCTGGTGCTGATACCCCTGTTTGGCATCACCTATCTGTTGGTGCTAACCGGCCCGGAGCAGGGTATCAGTCGTAATCTCTTCGAGGCCATAAGAGCCTTCCTCATAAGCACGCAG GGCTTCTTTGTGGCTCTGTTCTACTGTTTCCTAAACTCAGAGGTGCGCCAGACGCTGAGGCATCGATTCACCCGGTGGCGGGAGAGCAGGAATATCCATCGGAACAGTTCCATCAAGAATCGCAG gCATCGCGCCTCAAAAGACTACTCGCTGAGATCGCGAACCGAAAGTCTAcg cACGGAGGAATGTGTTATCTGTCTGCGTCCCTCGCCACACACGCGATTGGGATCTCTGCAACGCTACCACAGCATCGATATCACAGATTTTGTCTAG